CCAGGGTTACCCAAACCAAACCCCGTATGCCCCCAAAAGACCAGCCATAATTTAGTTAATTTTCGGTTGGGTTTCGTTGATTTTttcttcagttttttttttgtcggttgGTAGGTGCAGCTCGATtgtttgattttaattaactCGAAATGATGGCGCGTTCATAAATCCTGACAAACATCTGACAAAATGACGCAAATTTTCGCATCGAAGAAATATCTCTTTCGGCTGAagtaagaaataaaaataaaaattaagtgaAAATTAATCGAAGTAATTTCGAGAGGAGCTTCTGCTTCTGCATCTGGGTTTTTGGATGCCACAGCAGCCTCTCCACCcttttttgcaaaaatcgGGCGACATTGCGAACATAACTTGCGGAATTCTTGGGGCCAAAGTGGCACAAGGTAAAAAGGGTTCGGGTTCGCGGGAATATTGGACTCCAGTTCCTGGGTTTTTGGGGTCTCGTCTCTCGTTCGTATGGGAAAAATTCCGCTGGCCTCCAATCAGTGCACACACGGTTTGCATTGCCCTGACATGAAAAAGAAATCAGTGCAGCGCTTCACCTCCacctctcctttttttttatttacaatttttttttattttggttgcAGATGTGTgggaaaatttttcaattttaattgcacGTTGTGCGTTGTCGTCCCAAAATTTAAACAGTCGATATCCCATCGTGGTGCGTCGGCCCACCTACAAAATCCCGCCCAGCCAAAAGGGTTGGGGGCGAAAAAAAGAACGGGGGAGGTTACTGTTTCCAAGGGGGGGGAACTCACACAAAGTTAGCTCAGTTCGCGTCTGCATACCGGGAGCGCCTTTCTATGAAAATTCCTGGCAGCATCTCGTCGTCGTAGCCGCGACTGGCATCCCAGCAATGTTTTGGCTCTCAACTATGCAACCGAAGCTTCCGAAGTCTGTTCTGGGCCTCCCTCTTTCCCAAGGCGGGCTTGGGTTGGGCTGGGCCGCCCCTGCCTCATGTCAAGTTTAGCAACCAAGAAGCCATAAAGGGGGCGGTAAGCGGGAAGGCGTTGCTTTGCGcaaattacaattaaaaattgtttcaagTGGTTTACAAACCGCAGCACGCACACAACTTCGAAACAAGAAAGAGTCCTCTGATTGCCCAGGGATGGACTAggtttattttccatttaattatTCAATTATTCCAAATAACATTTTGAATCTTaattaaactataaatttatGAAAGGGAATTAGTTCAGCTTTCGGTTCTCATTATTTTATGCAGCCCTTGAACCTCTGCTTTCTGAGCTGACCAGCCGGACTTGGCCTGGCCCAGAGCAGCTCATTCACATCATTGTTGTTGtggtcatcgtcatcgtcatcatcatcaaaaTGAAAGTTCAAGTGCATAGCACTCGACTCGTTGGCTCCAGCGGCCATCTTGGCTTTTTAGTGACTGCCAACCAACCAGAAGAAGTGGTTCGAAATGAAAAagaatggaatggaatggagCTGGActtggatggatggatgatATTGGAGGGCACCTACCTACAAGAAGATGAGGGTTCGGAATTGAAAAAAGACCATGCCAGGTCTCCATTGTTGTTTATGACGTTGATGTGGCGCTGAAAGCTGACTGCATTCGTCATCCAACAAGTTGCAGCAACAGTTGGCCAAAAACCTGATtaggaaaacaacaaaaagaagAGGATATGGAATTTTCAGATGCATTCTCATTGGAGGTTCAGgggaaaaaagaagaaaaagaggaaaacaTTTGTCCATATGGCGGCTGAACTCGTTGCCTCTGACTTTGATTTGCTGCTGTCATTTTGTCCGTCTTTCGATCTTTCGGGTACGGCACGAAGTTCCATCCTGGGAACTTCATTTTGTTTGCCGgctggcgaacggattgcatCCAGAGACCATTCAGGCCATCCAACCCCCTTGAATTCACTGCGCATGTCTGTGGTTCCCCAACAAAATGAACGCCCTGTGTGGGTGGAGCCAAAATCAAAATGAACTCTCGATGACCCCAGAGCTTTGGAAGCTTTAAGTTTTCGAGGGGTTTTCCCCAAAACAGCTTAAAGCTCAGCCCCAAAGGATGAGGCACAATGTTGCCAGATATTCTTTATTATAAACCGAAATATCTGTAAATAGAAAATCTGATATTTAGTTCTACCATTTAATTAAGTGTGCCAAGTATTTTTCGTTAAGAGCTTTAAAGTTAATTTAACCCTTTTTACCTTGAGCATTGCGCACGCGCACAGCttatgaaaattatgaaagattTACATTAATAATTCTTACAAAAGCCACACATAAATAGCCGACTGGGCAATCTACAGAGAGTCTTCTCTGCCCCATCCTGGAGACTCCTCTTCTTGCTCCTTCTGCGGGAAGAATGagaataaacaagaaaggaaaactaacttcgggcggagccgaagttgatatacccttgcagttaagaccggatatatatcgcaaacatcggatatagttggccgatccttatgagaatatgataatataagccaatttattataatacaaaatttaaaacaagtcccaaacttctatcttcaaaaataccaaagttggcatttctaccaaaaaccatatccgatcgttcagttatatggcagctataagatatagtcggccgatcgttatgaaatttggtaggttggatcaactgatcaaaaaaaaaatttgtacggagttacagctttctatcttcaaaaacacgaaagttgagtcatttccgatcgttcagttatatggcagctataggatatagtcggccgatccttacgaaatttagcatgtcgtattattttgccaaaaatagcgctcgtgtaaaatttgaactctctaactttaaaaacaccgaagttataccatttccgatcaatcagttatatggcagctataggatatagtcggccgatccgagccgttccgacttatatactgcgtgcaaaggaaagaagggtgtgtgcaaagtttgaagtcgatagctttaaaactgagagactagttcgcgtagaaacagacagacagacggacagatggaccgacggacagacggacagacggacatgctcatatcaactcaggaggtgatcctgatcaagaatatatatactttatagggtcggagatgtctccttcactgtgttgcacacttttggacaaaattataataccctctgcaagggtataaaaataaaagccagtAAAAGACAATAACCATTTTTATTAAGCGACAATCAGCGCGCGCTGCGCGAAGTCCAGCTCAGTGAATTCCCCCCAACTCCAATTCTCCGGATCTCCCAAGCTCCACTGCCTTCAAACTTTATGCTTCAGGGTCCAGTCTGCACAGAAAAAAAGTCtacaatttcttaaaaaatacttaattcTGATAAACACAAAATCTTAAGTCGTGGCTTCTAATATTTTTATCAATAATGTTTCCACTATTATTATTACCATAATCTTAAGGTTCTTATCTTAAACTTTATTATATTTCAAAgaaatactattttttttgcagtatACTGAGTAAGTTGTTGAAGACCAGGGTTCAGCTTAAGCCCCTGGTTCCAGATGGGGACTCTCGGGTCTGTGGAGGACTTCGGTGCTCGCAGTCCGGACTTCCCGCTGCGCATGCGTGCGGGGCTTTTGCATGCAAATGGAATCACTTTATTAAACAGCTTACATAATTCATGTGCTGCACATTTAATTTAAGGTCATCAGGCCCAGGCAATGGGCAGGCCACATCATGGGGTCCCCACATCCCGGGCATCATGAAAAAGACTgtgtaataatttttaaatgtttgtaAAAATAGGTGTAGACAAGTTGAAATTTATTATGGCGACGTTATAGAAGGAGCACACCGTGGGCCGGGGagtccattaaaaaaaattagagtaaTGGCCGGGTGGATCTCGGACGGAAGTATTTTGGGGGCTTAGTTATTGGTTAAaggaaaaagaaattaatgataaaaatgtTCTATATTTTATGAAAGAAACATATAAGAGAAGACTTTTAGCTTTGTAACCTTCCAAGGAGACCGTAAGACCAAAAaaacacccaaaaaaaattataaaaaataaaaataaattgttcaGAGCATAACTTATCCATTGCATTGATGTAAATCAAAAGAAAGAGACAGGAACTAAGGAAAAAACAAGGAAAGAAAAGAGAGACCCACCTGGCTTGACTACCCACCATGACTGCATTAAAAATCAACTTAATTTCACTGCCCATGGGGTCAGTTTTATGgaaacacaaaaaaccaaGATCAACACAAACACGGCAACCAACAACCAGCAACATACAacatgcagcagcagcaacagcaacagcaacaataaccGAGAGCAACGATGAAAAAATGATGAAGACCTCCAAAGTGGCAAAACACGAAATGGCAacaaaaatcatattttcaCAGGCGCTTGGCGTTTGCGCAGAACTTCGCACTTGATCGGCCGATGAGGATATGGCGGGGgcttcatatatatgtatgtgaatACCCACGGAGGAATCCGAAAGGAAGAGACCCCCAAAACATACGCAATtatgtgttttttattaactCGTCGTTGGGGGAAGGGGGTGACTGAATTTAAGATTCAGTCCAAGTCGAAGAAGTCGCCATTAGGGGGGTCCACTCGTACGGTCCGCACACGCACTCTCTATATAATTTTAACACATGCTGCGTTTTGGGCCTTTCGTTTCCCCAGTCCAGGCTCTTTGTCTTCCTTTTGTTTccacttgttttttttgtgtatttaaaAAGACTTctcctttttttgtatttttttggcacTGCAACATTTCCCTCTTGGCTTCAAGGCTTAATAACTTTATTTAGCTTAGATGGAGATTGAGTTGGTGAAGGAGTTGGAGTTggagctgaagctgaagctggagATGGAGTTTGGTGATGAAGATGGCGATCGTGAGCCGTGTGTGTGGTTCAAACTGTGGGGCGTTTGAGGCACGAACGGATCGAGATCTGGCTTATGGGCTGGTATTAATTAGTGCGGTAGTCCTTTGTGGTCGGAGTTAAAGTCCAGCCACAATAAACCACCAACAAAAGGCGCAACGCTTTGGTGTTGCATTATTTAGACATCAGGACTTTGATTGATGATTCTCTTGGCTTTCGAGTTATATGAGACGGGTGTTAATGCCTATCTAATGACATTCTGAAGATGtcgataaataaatacttactCCTTATGTAGAGAGACTATTTATAAAagtttctttaatttataaattaaataaatataactaATTTTGATCTGATTCTATGAAGTCCTGTTATTCTTATTACCAAATTGTGCATTTCATAATTCCACAAAAATCTTAGGCCCCTTTATACTTTTATTCCCGGCTTTTATAACATCACCTCGAGGTTAATTCCTTCACTCATCGTTCACATTACAAGTCAAATTAGCTGGATGAAGTTCCACACAAAATCCTGCGCCACATGCAACAATTAAACAATTCATTTATCTTAATTTGTCTGCAATTTCCTTGGATCACCTCGGGACCCAGCCGCCCCGatggaaaaaaatttgaaattaattgcTGCCAGGGACTTTCGTTTCCTTTTTCTGCTGTGTCATAATCTTCACACCCGAAAAAAAGGATTCACGATCGTTCGGGGTGATGATCTTTTTGGTCTGGCCcttctttttttcattttgtctCATGCAGCCTCCCGGTTGGAGGTTGtaatctttaaataatttaagccAATTCGCCGTAAACCGTTAAAGGTTGGAGGAGTTCAGGGCGTTGCCCATCCATCTGCCTGAGCCCGAACTCGATCCGATCTGTGTTAATATTTGCTCACGATCATCGGCTTTTAAGGATCTTCCTCTGACTTTGCAAAAGGCAACCAACATGAGagaaacaacaataacaaaaaaaaaaaccctaatTACCGCATTAAGGTGTCAAAATGATGAGCACACCACCGTCTCCTTTGTCTGGCGTTCTTTTGCCGGCAACAATGTGGCAAATTTAATGAATATGTCAAGTAGTCAGCGCTCTAGAGTGTCCAGTGATAAATCTGCCTTAACGTCTTAGAGGGCCGGCAACACAACCACAATTGACACCATCAGCTCACAGGCTCTGGACGAGGAGCTCTACACTTGGCTTATGGAGCGTGTCCAATCACCAGATGTTGGTAATATATGTTGTCTTTGGGCCTGGGAACTTTTCGGGAAagatctttggcaaaaattgtGCATATTAGGTAGGATTTTTAATTGGTAGTATATAATGTAAAAAAaggatttcttttttaaaagggtttctataatttatatttttgggtaGATAATTTCTACGGATCTGGAGTAATACTTGTGGTTATATCAGggcttttaaaaacattttattaaaattctataaaacCCATCGTTTATTTAAGagtttatattaaaaactaaactatTAGCCACATTTCCAGACCGAATCATGGCCAAGAGGAATGAATTGACCAGCCCAAAAGGAGAGTGGGCCTTGGACCATCTGAGCCTTTTGCCTTTTTCTTCCTTACCTTCTCCTGTTTTTGCCACATTCTTTTACGCTTTGCCTTCTTCGTTTCCACTTCTTCGGGTTGTCGTTTTTTGAGTTTGAGCCTTCTCAGGGTTTTCAGAGGTCCCTGGGTTCTACAGGCTGCGGGTTCTCCAGGTTCCCGGTCCCGGTTCCAGGTTGCAGGTCCGTCCAATGGGTCGGCCGGTCGACTGGTCGGCTGGTCGGTCGTTCGTTCCATTTTAATAACATTAATTAAGGTGTTGCCTTCGTTGGTGTTCTTCACGCCTTTCCTTACAAATTACGCAGGAATTTCATGTTTCAGGTTTTGTTTCTGTAGTTTTTCGAtgctgtttgttgttgtttttgctgtcGTTTTGGATCCCGGACAGGCGTTCAAGCGGTCTTAATAGTTGTTCTTCTTTATTGTTGGTGTAGCGCCCCGTCTGTCGATTTTTGTTGTTCccgatggtggtggtggtgaggctgtttctgctgctgctggttctCCTTTTGAGAAAAACTGCCCAAGAACTGCAATTTGGCTAAAATGATTCCCGCTGTTGATCATTGATATGTACACCTCCAAATTAAGCCATTAGTTGGTGTCTATATACGGGAACCTGTATGTACATGTCTTTTATTGGGTATTGCCTATATATCAGATTGAAATGAGGGCGCCATTTTAAGCGCCACTTGAAAGAAACTAAGCCGCTTTAAAGGGAAAACTAACTACACTGGGGgaaacattattatttttttaaaagagggGATATgagtaaatatatataaactttCTATATCTTTTAACTAGATTTTATTGTTGAAATTGTTGCAAATATTTTGGGTAAAAGAATAATACAATTCTTAAATAAACTGTGAACTAGATCTTAGGTCTTAGGAGATCTTAGCAGTATATTAAGACCTTTAAGTCTCACAGGATCTTATTGTTAAAGGAAACATATGCCGAATTTTGAAGAATTAATATTCTAAAGATGTTAAAATGACCTAGAAATAGACCTACATTTTTTCCCGTGCATGAACAgcataaaaatgcatttttattaaCATACTCGCACCAGAAAGAAGAAAGGCAAATAAGGAGGGCTCCCTCCTCGAAGGGATCTACCACCGCCACACATAAGCCAAGGTCAGGCCGAGGTCAATGGCACTCTAGAAAAAATAGAGAACGAGATGGAGGAGTAGGAGGAGGAGTTGGAGGTGGACAATCAAGCCAGGTTGGAGGTAGCGCCAGGCCAGCCGCGTGTTTAGTTTGTTAGATGGATGACTAATAAGCGTCGCCACAATTAATTGAAATCCACTGATACGCATCTACCGAATGGCTTCAGATACAAGCAAATCTCATTAACGCGCCCAAGATAAAGCCACTGGAATCTGGAAAAACAACGCGGACGCCGGGCCGTGAGCTGTGAGACGTGAGCCGTAAGCGGCGAAGAAGCGTTGATATCCCAGGGCACATATATTTCTCTTGGCCATACATTTTGTTCAGTCAAGTGAACTAAAGAAGCAGCAGCCAGCAGAGGCCAAGAAGATTCCAATCCGAATCCCAATCTCGAGTCCAATCCCCAATCCCGTATCCACATCACAGGCTTTATAAATGCATGCAGAtacagtttttggtttttattttatttttatttttatttttggaagtcAAGCGGTTTGCATTTGTAcgataaataaaatgaatgcgATTGTTAAttagttgttgctgttggagAGCTGCTGTGGCTTAAAAAGGAGTATCTTATCGCCGGGATGGGCTTGTCTTCTCGGCagccccaaaataataaaccaaATAAGAGAATCTCCAATAAGAGCCAAGTAGGAAAATGCTTTGGAATTTGGTCTTAAAGTTTCGATAAGACCCTTTGGGGTTCAGTGGTTtctgtaaaattttaatagaatttttttatataaacgtTTAACCTAGAACTAATTTAAAACCTAACTATTTATAACTCTATTGAACTTTATTCCGCTGATAATCggccattataatttatatattttgcttCCGTTGCTCACGAACCAACATCAAAACAGTATATGATATTCATTTAATTACATGCATTTAGAGATATATCGTTTTGAATTCTTAATTTATTCATTCCAAGATCGATCCGATCGATCGTTATTTATCCACAATGGGCAAATCAATTTTAATTCTGTTCAAAATGCGTTTTGCATTTTTCCATTGTtcagttttttagtttttgctGTTTAGGCAAATTTCTATTGATTTTTATCTCGTGTCGACAACAATAAAATTGTGTTAATTTATGGGAAAGTCTGGGGAATGACTATGCCCGAAATAATAGATAGATACACTTGAATGAAGCTGGGAAACTTGTTTTAGCCGATCAATCGATTTCATTGTGGCTGTCTCGTCTTGTTGTCTTCATTAATTTACGTTTAATCATTTATGCAGATTTCAATCAATGGGCAAATCGATTTGAAATACATTTCCGTTTggtattaaattttgttgTAGACTATCTTGttaattcaaattcaatttgttgGCTTTTAATTGGCTGACAATTGTTGAATCCTAAGTCCCAGGAGTTCAAATACTTGCCTGTTTTCaagaaaaacttaaattatttaaaactctcttcatttattttagtttttattacaACTATTTACAAAGCTTACATGAATTGATGggtgtttttatttacaaCTATCTAAAAATTATTAGTGATACTGTTAGTTATAATTAGAATAATAATACTTAAGCAGccaaatgttttctgtatatggGTGTTTGTTTGTGTATGTTTTCTATCACGCGAAATGGAAAGCTTTCAAAATTCTGTTCCTGACTAAACcgaattaaataataatacaaatgaTAGGGTGGCTGGCAGGTTCACAGGCAGGTGTTGACCTCCCGATGTTCCAGGCATTTCTCGCAGGTCACCTCGCAGCACCACTTGAAGACGCACTTGCAGTTGGTCTGCTCCTCGACGGTCCTATGTCGGTGCCCCCGATTGCAGCACAAGCGGTCACAGCTATCGGATCCAGTGCTGGTGATGTTGCACTCTCGATCCTGGGTGCCGAGGGCTCCGGTTTTGGGGTTGGGTGTGCAAAAGTCTGGCGATTCGTCGGCATACACCAACTGGTACTTGTTCGGCGGTCGCGCGTGTGGATTTTCCGGCATGAAGCTATCGCCATCATTCCGCAGCGTCACCTTCCGGGCGCTGTCGTAGCGATCCCTCAGTCGGGCGGCCACTTCCCGGAATGGGGGCATCTTCAGCCAGCAGGTTTTCACGGTGCAGGAGCCGGAGAGGCCGTGGCACTTGCACTCCAGACGCATGGCATCCCGAATGGCCTGCAAGGATATTCCAAAATTTATGGTTGTCATCGATTAAGAGCTACTTTTCTTCTCCCTCTTTCTTCTAAATTAGTATCgggtattaatattttaactcaCCAATCTTCCAGCATTGTTGTTGTGCAGCTTGACCAGCGTTCCCAAATCGCTCCTCCTCTGCCTTTGTTTGGCGTCGAGGAACACCCTGGAGTGCCGGAGGCCAAAGTTCACATTGTCACTGCATCCGCCCCACTCCCACTCTCCCTCTGGGAACTTTATGTTGTCCCAAAACTTGCGACGTCCTTTCCTGCCACCAGGCCTTCTCCCATTCCGTCCATTATTGCGTCGTCCTGCCAAAGGACCTAGCTCTGTAATGCTGGCATTACTACTGTTGTTGCTCTCGCGATTGGGAGACTGAGGCAACTGTTGCCGCAACATGGAGGCCTGTTGTTGGCGATCGAGGGCAGCTCCCGCCGTTTCCGCAGTGACCATCTGGAACTGACCACCGTTCCGACGCATGTGAGCCTTGTCGCAGGAACATTCCACCAACGTGCCCATGGTGCAGGCCTTGGTGACTGCATAGGTCACTCCAGCGGCAGTGACAGCGTTTACGAAACCCGTTTCCCGAGAGTCTGCAAATCAGAGAAGGAAAATAAAGTTCATTCTATTTTCTGCCAATTTAAGAAGCCTCTAACTAATCTATTTATAACTAACCAATTACCCCCTGTTCAATCAATCTTCAATCATTAGCCCTGTCAGCACGTGTCGCCTGattgattttaatttgtcaGAGCCGGCGACAAAATGATTTATGGCTTGTTCGATTGGCGATCACACCAATCGACatcgacgacgacgacgaccgGCACACCACTCTATGCAAATCAGAAAAACCAAACACCCATGTACCGGACAGACAGTCACGTTTAATGAAAGCGAAATCAGAATCCGAATCGCAATTGTAATCGCCAGGGTTTTAATTTGCATATTGTACATAAGCTGGTAATATGGCTTTAGTTATTCCTTTCAGAGAGACAGGTGATGTGTCTTGAGCCACCCCAAAAAGTGGAGTGTTACATGAGGGACTTCTTCGGcggatttattttattttcgctGACAGGTTGACAGGGCGAGGCCTTAAACCGGCCAAGGAGGAATTTTGGTGGTTACGCCTGTGGAATTTATGGCACACACACAATTCGGTATGTGTTCTGTTTGTGCATTGTTGTCATTAAGTGCTCAGATCGAGGATCAAGGAGATACTGAATCGTTCGGCCAGTAAGGCAGCCCGTTTTCCTGtgcaataatttattaaaattgacaGCTTTGTAGGCTCATTTCAGGCGCTATTCATCAGCGCGGGTCGCTGCATTTTTATTATGCAACTTGATGGATGGTGCGGTCTGCAAAGCCTTGTCCATGAcagtccaaaaaaaaaaagtacaaaataaaGGGGCGTGCAACGATGAGTTGTAATTAGGCAGCTAAAACGCGATACCATCTTCACTTTTCTGGTTTCTGACTCAGAAAGTGTCGACAGGGCTGTGCCTGAATAATAAAGAGATCGCAAAGCCTACTAGTTTTCGGTCTAAAAAGCCTACTTACCTCGCATTAAGATTTTCCTCATGCTCTTGCGTAGAACTGTGCAGTTCCAGCGGCGGTTGCGGAATTGAAATTCGCATTCGCGGAAGCccaggttgatgccatttatGATGATCTCTTTCAAGAGGGCCGAGTCATGGCGGCAGATCTCGGCCAACTTGCCGCGCAGGCGACGTGTCTTTTTGCACATTAGATTTGGATCGAGTAGGATGTTGGTGCCCTCGGCCCTGGAATTGAAAAATGggtttttagttttcttaaatttaaattttaaagcctAACTTAAGTATTGCAAATGACTAAGGCTAGGCACTCCTTAATTCTATATTATAGCCGCGATATTGGCAAAAACGTCATAACCGATAAGTAAACCATTTTCAAGTATCGATGACcaactttttgttttccttgaAGGGTTTGTCTCGAAGACCCCAAAGGCATTTATCAGATAGCACTTCACTTTGTCATCgatgaataattttttaagtgcCCCGAAGTTTGGCCGtgattgcttttatttttagactGACTCAACAGAGAGTTCCAGTCACTTTTTATGGTTTTCTGCAAATAGAAATACCAATCGCAATTCGCTGGAAGCTATGGATGATGGACAAATCGATCAATCAGAgaccgagaaaaaaaaaagctaacaGCAGGCCCTATTAAATGCGTTATTTACCCTGATCTCGAGCATAAACCATCCGAGAAGCACTTTCCACACACTACTGAAAATCGGCGCAAAGTTCACGAACAGCTAAAGTAAATTTCACGCGAATGTGCAATGTGAAAAAAGGCGAAAAACCTagcgcaacagcaacaacaattgagCTATTAAAAAGTCATAAATCTGAAATGGAAAAACATAAATCAGCGCCAAAGGCAGAAAGGCAGGCACAAGGCACTAGGCACTAGCCACTAGCTCTACTACCCCCAGAAACAATTTCCAGTGGCTAGCCGCTTCTCAAATGCTGACACATACCCCTCCAGCCGAGAACTCTCAATATCCGTAGAAATATCCGAATGGCAATATAGTATATACACACAGATATATGAATGCTCAACTGCACCCACATTGTTGggtaattattaattttccacctaaattaaattttaacgCTGCCCCAGCAGCCGGCAAATGGcattcaaaatgaaaacaaaaattgcatcgattggaaaaaatgaaaattctatGTTTGTATGAGTAAAATTgtattgatttaattttttccctTTCTTTTGGTTTCTAATTGTTCACCGCTTTAGCTCTGAAACAATAAGCAAAGGCTGAGGACCTTTACAACGTCGACATAACGTATACGCCGCATTGgcaaaaaaaaccgaaatcgGAATAGAcgcacacaaaaaaattgcataaaaaattgAGTTCATCTCTTggatgttgttgttttcattCTGGTTTTCTGCACTTTTGGCATTCTATGCAAATAAACGCAGACAGTTCAGCTAAgcagcataaataaataagactATTTTAAATGAACTTGTGCGAGGAATGATATACGCCATCGGTGGCGCCATCCACTCAAAAGTGGAAGTTAAGCCGACAAATATGCTAATAACTGCGATGATATGTGGCTTCGATTTGTTGTCTCAGATATAGAATCTTTAATTTAGTGGCAAAATTTAATAGTCATAGACAAAGATGAAAAAAGAGACTTTTGTGCAAAAATTACATATATCTTGTAATGAAAACTTCAACGTCTTCATGAAAATCCTGAATCCCCGTACATTCTCAACATTTAACCCAATTCATATAACTTCGAATAGTGGCCCAAATTTCTGAAAAGTCCCACTTTTCAGCCGGCAGTAGATAAAACACTTGAATCGCTTCAGATTCCCATTATCGATGCCCACCTGGGTTGCCTTTGCCACCTGGCTCTGCCTCAAAagagatatacatatacaaatatataaatatacaaatgcacacacacactcatcgGAACTCAAGGGGATTATGACAACTTAATAGctacaaaatgaaaaatccaaaaCCAAATAACAAATAGAGCCAAACACAGGCACGCACAAGTgcttaacaaaaatattaactcCAAAGACCGCCAAACACAAACTTCCCCAATGATAGACAAAGTGAAAACAATTGAAGTTCAAATCAAAATGATCATCTTCATCATAGGAGCGATCGGAGCGATCTTCATTGCTATCTGtagatgttgctgctgttaccctagatgttgctgttggtgttgctctTAGTTCCTCTTGGTGTGTTGCTGctttgatgatgatgacgtcTGGGCTGCGTTGCGTTGATGACTGGAGAGATC
This region of Drosophila bipectinata strain 14024-0381.07 chromosome 2L, DbipHiC1v2, whole genome shotgun sequence genomic DNA includes:
- the Wnt6 gene encoding protein Wnt-6 isoform X2; this translates as MCKKTRRLRGKLAEICRHDSALLKEIIINGINLGFRECEFQFRNRRWNCTVLRKSMRKILMRDSRETGFVNAVTAAGVTYAVTKACTMGTLVECSCDKAHMRRNGGQFQMVTAETAGAALDRQQQASMLRQQLPQSPNRESNNSSNASITELGPLAGRRNNGRNGRRPGGRKGRRKFWDNIKFPEGEWEWGGCSDNVNFGLRHSRVFLDAKQRQRRSDLGTLVKLHNNNAGRLAIRDAMRLECKCHGLSGSCTVKTCWLKMPPFREVAARLRDRYDSARKVTLRNDGDSFMPENPHARPPNKYQLVYADESPDFCTPNPKTGALGTQDRECNITSTGSDSCDRLCCNRGHRHRTVEEQTNCKCVFKWCCEVTCEKCLEHREVNTCL
- the Wnt6 gene encoding protein Wnt-6 isoform X1, coding for MRLLMVIAILIFAMPMTGFGWAEGTNILLDPNLMCKKTRRLRGKLAEICRHDSALLKEIIINGINLGFRECEFQFRNRRWNCTVLRKSMRKILMRDSRETGFVNAVTAAGVTYAVTKACTMGTLVECSCDKAHMRRNGGQFQMVTAETAGAALDRQQQASMLRQQLPQSPNRESNNSSNASITELGPLAGRRNNGRNGRRPGGRKGRRKFWDNIKFPEGEWEWGGCSDNVNFGLRHSRVFLDAKQRQRRSDLGTLVKLHNNNAGRLAIRDAMRLECKCHGLSGSCTVKTCWLKMPPFREVAARLRDRYDSARKVTLRNDGDSFMPENPHARPPNKYQLVYADESPDFCTPNPKTGALGTQDRECNITSTGSDSCDRLCCNRGHRHRTVEEQTNCKCVFKWCCEVTCEKCLEHREVNTCL
- the Wnt6 gene encoding protein Wnt-6 isoform X3, with translation MRLLMVIAILIFAMPMTGFGWAEGTNILLDPNLMCKKTRRLRGKLAEICRHDSALLKEIIINGINLGFRECEFQFRNRRWNCTVLRKSMRKILMRDSRETGFVNAVTAAGVTYAVTKACTMGTLVECSCDKAHMRRNGGQFQMVTAETAGAALDRQQQASMLRQQLPQSPNRESNNSSNASITELGPLAGRRNNGRNGRRPGGRKGRRKFWDNIKFPEGEWEWGGCSDNVNFGLRHSRVFLDAKQRQRRSDLGTLVKLHNNNAGRLKKEGEEK